The Solanum lycopersicum chromosome 6, SLM_r2.1 genome has a window encoding:
- the LOC138349340 gene encoding uncharacterized protein, which produces MVRTRATTTSTPTPARQETTEPATGAVARGRTAARGRGRGRGRTSSRGRGRAPHPSGTRAVTPPPTEEVIREGEDGVNEQVQNEELPPQPTPEIINHVLAYLSGLSDQGQTPPVFSAPAPQAPEVQHAATMVPRMDVPLEIGTFPRLTTGPVMTSDQHELFSKFLKLKPPVFKGAESENAYDFLVDCHELLHKMGIVERFSVEFVTYQFQGNAKMWRRSHIKCQPIEAPPMTWALFSSLFIEKYIPRTLRDRKRDEFLSLEQGRMSVNAYEAKFRAQSRYATQLCFSPQERIRRFVKGLRSELRISALQIAATAKSFQEVVDFVIEVEGVKPDDFTTTSTSKRLRKGGEFNGAYTRGQGSRCYSVRLIQSSLQTVVGEPPQTGQHFSERPMLDSRECYGCGETGHIRRNCPKQSYKPPIARGRGGHGRGRYSGGRGGRGNGGHQNGRGNGQTGATTSQHGRGNGQTKDRAHCYAFPGRSEAEASDAVITGNLLVCDCMASVLFDPGSTFSYVSSSFANVFCSYECPCCVHELDERDF; this is translated from the coding sequence atggttagaactagagcaacgactacgtcaacaccaacaccggctagacaagaaacaacagagccagccactggggctgtggctcgaggaagaacagcggcaaggggccgtggtagaggtcgtgggaggacgtcctctagaggaagaggacgagcaccgcacccatctggtactagggcggtgactcctccaccgactgaggaagtgataagagagggggaggatggggtgaatgaacaagtgcaaaatgaggaattgccaccccaacctaccccagagataaTCAATCatgttctggcttatcttagcgggttatctgatcagggccagacaccccctgtgttttctgcaccagcacctcaggctccggaggtacaacatgcggctactatggttccccgcatggatgttccattggaaataggcacatttccacgtctgactacagggcctgtaatgacaagtgatcagcatgaacttttcagtaagttcttgaaattgaaacctccggtcttcaagggtgctgaatcggagaatgcttatgattttttggttgactgtcacgagctactacacaagatgggtatagtagaaagGTTtagtgtggagtttgtgacttatcagtttcaagggaacgccaaaatgtggcgGCGGTCACATAttaagtgtcaaccaatagaggcaccacctatgacttgggccttgttctctagcttgtttatagagaagtatattccccggactttgagggataggaaaagggatgagttcctgagcctagagcaaggtaggatgtcggttaatgcttatgaggctaagttccgtgcacaatccagatatgccactcaactctgtttcagtcctcaagagcgaattcgccggtttgtgaaggggttgaggtcagaattgcggatttcggccttacagatagcggcaacggcaaaatccttccaagaagtggtagactttgtgatagaagtggaaggagtgaagccagacgacttcaccacaacatcgacatcaaaaaggcttcgaaagggaggtgagtttaatggtgcttacactagaggacagggttcgagatgttactcagtccgactaattcagtcttcactacagactgtagttggggaaccacctcagaccggtcaacacttctccgagagacctatgcttgactccagagagtgttacggatgtggggagactggacatattaggagaaattgtccaaaacagagttacaaacCCCCAAttgctagaggtagaggtggtcatggtagaggccgttattctggaggacgtggtggtcgaggtaatgggggtcaccaaaacggcagaggtaatgggcaaactggggccactacatcacaacatggtaggggcaacggacagacgaaggatagggcccattgttacgctttccctgggcggtctgaagcggaggcatctgatgctgtcattacaggtaatcttctggtttgtgattgcatggcttctgtattgtttgatcctggatccacgttttcttatgtatcttcctcatttgctaatgttTTTTGTtcttatgaatgcccctgctgcgttcatgagcttgatgaacgggatttttaa